The genome window CAAAGGATTATGTGGGTGACTTGAAGCAATCATCTTCTAATATGAAGTGTAACCTTGATGATGTTTATTTGAATGAAGAGGGATTGGGGTCGTCAGCAAGTAAGCCTCGCATGTGTATTGAGAAGAATGCTCTTGATGAATATCTAAGCAATAATTGATAAAGGAGATATGGCAAATggtggttttaataaaaaacaatttATTTGGTATTTTGAGTATTGGAATTTTATTTGTATGCTTTGAGTTTTTGATGTTTAAAGACATTTTATGTTTTGCCGTATTTATTATGACATTTTGagttttgatataatattttaaatTGCCAATCATGTTTGGTTATATTCCTTATTTACGAGACTACGTTGATTACTTAATTACTTTTCATGAATTGAACAATAACCATTTGTGGTTAAATATTATTTACTATTCAGTTACAATTCTAAATTTAATTTAAGAAATATGGTAATTATGACAATTTTTAATATTCAGTTACATTTCTAAACTTATTTATAGAAAAATCGTATTTTTAGAAATTCTATTTTAGTAATCAAACACTATCTTTTATCTTTTATTTTCGAAACTAATAAATTTAAGATTGTTTTCATATTTAAGGTAATTAATTTGGTTCCAATTCATTTTAGTAATCTATATTATTATTTCCATAAATAACTTATACCTTAGGTCTATAAATTCAAATACTTCACAGACTTTCAAACATCTTCATTGTTATGTGAATTTGCATTCTTAAATTCCTTCTACAGTGGAAGAAATTATTTTCATCACTCTTTACATTTCCAGTAAGTTTTTATATATTTCgttataattttatttattcatTCGTTTGTTTTTCATTGTAAAGGAATTTGTTTTTTTGTTGTAGTTTTTTGTGGTGTTAAAAAATGCATAATACGTTTCAACAACTTACTTCATATTCTTCTGAACGTCCACACCCTGGCTTCGGTAATAATTGTACGTGTTTTTTTAATCTTATCTCAAATATAGTAAATAGTATtgatttttttttcgaaaacgtTTTATGTTTAGAAACTACATCGTCTTGCATTATCAATTATATATTTCTTTGTACTTCTTTACTTTATTTTTTTCATTGTAGCTGACGAAGCTAAGTATAGACGTTAGTTAAGAAAACTATATCTTGATAATAAGAAATCAAATTCAACAGCACTTCCAGATTATTTTGTTAGAGGTAATTTTCTATCATTTTTATATgcatatatgtttttaatatatgtttaattatgtttaaGTTGTAGATTTGACATTTTCGTCAATAAAGAAAGTAATTTTATAAGTATTGTATGAATTTTAATGTTTACTGTTACATATGTGAATTTACGTGAATAAAGAAAGTAATTTTTTAACCATTGACTTGCATtccttcaattttttttaatcaaaGAAAACATTAAAACTGAAAAAATTATTCAAACATAGGAAATACTTATTATTCCGAACAAACAAGTCATAGCACAAATGCTCCAAAAGGCTAATTCTTTTTTTCACCAATCGTGTTATCTTCTTCCATTTCCTCATATTCTTCTATTTTGTTGCGATTCGATTCATGAGGAAAAAAATTCGTTATAAAGGTCTTTATATAGGGACGGGCAATCCTCCCAGAAACTTTCCTGCGTCCATAAGTTGCAAATAATTTTGAAGTAAAAAGGAATAATGTTGATAGAAGTAATTTAAATTTGAATGTAAGTAAAAGACAACTATAATATCTTACCAGATACTCTTCAACATAGTTAACATGTAACGACATAAACGACCATGATGATAGCCCTTCATTCCATTGTCGACATACACATTTGTACTCATCAATGGATCTACCATTGAGCCGAATTAAAATTTCAAACAGTATAATATCGAAAGGAATATAAACCATTATGAAGAACTTGAAACCTATATATGAAGATGCTATGTATATCCTTTATATATTAGATTAACTTGGGcctaattgaaaaaaaaaaaacgaatacTAATTCAAAAAAGGTAATTCGAttataaatggtaatgtagattcTTTTTAGATGGAAATGagattttatttttaataattgaTTTGTTATTTAAGGAATTTTGTAACCAACAattattataattaaaataatgaATAAAACTAACCTAATAACTAAAACCGAAATATTCATTTTATAAGTATTGTATGAATTTTAATGTTTACTGTTACATATGTCAAATTTTAATCCTTTTTCTATTTTAATATTACAGTTGTTCAGGCTAAACACAGGCGGAAGTTAAGAAAACTATACCTTGATAGTAAGAGATCAAAGATTACTAGAAAATTGATTTCTAAAACTGGTGGttcaacatcttcatcatcaacacgatttaatttaaataacaaagaGAATTTAACTCCCAATTTTTCAATCCCAACCTTTCCTACCCAATCATCAACTGTTATACGGACAAGTAAGTTTACTTATATGTTAGATAATGTTACAGACTTCACATTATGGATTTACTTTGTCAACTCCAATTCGGTTATATTACTTATTATATTATGATTTTTATATCCTATTAGGTAATCATTTAAATTCCTCCATTAATCTAAAATCTTCCATTATTACACCTTCTACTATGAAGAAGAACGAAAAAGTACTACAAGATCAGTATACAACACCCAACCGTACACCGTTTGCAAACATAGAAAACATAACACCAGGTTTGTAAACCAAAAACAAACAGTTAACACTTGGTGATGTTTaacattttgtttattttttatacaTAAAATATGTCAACAAATTAATTTTTAAATACTTATTTGTATTATCatatttctgttttttttttttggattagGAAATAATTGTAATTCTTCGAGAAATGTAGCTTATTCATTTGTGGCATTTTCAAGTCAGAATAGACAGACAAATGTTTTGCAAAATTCTTCTACATCAATACGACGTATCACGAGGGCAAACAAGGAAAACATAACACCACTTTCGTGTATTACAAACATACGTTCGCAAGTTCCGAGTGTACCACATTTTTCTAATGCTATGTCTTCTTTGAATCGTGTATCACCTGCTAAATTTTACAATTATATTGTTACATACATTTTTAATTCTATAATTCATATACTTAAtgaaaaattatattttcttTGTTATTCAGATAATATTGCAAGCTCATCAACTTTACCATTGAATGATTGCTACTCTCTTAATCCCAGAATAATGAATAAACGTAACACAACATCTTCGGCTTCCGAATTTAGCTCGCTAAAAAAGATGTCTTCTGGAAAGCGTAGACTTATTCATAAACCAATTGAAATAGAACCCATACCAATGGTTGCTCTtgattctgatgatgaaaatCATATTCACGAGGTTGTTGTAGACGCCACCAAAGGCGTATCCAAAGGTAACTGAGTACTGTTATTCATTgttgttttatattttattttacctacttaattgtttaatttgtgtTAAATGTTCAGATTACGTTGACCATGGTGACCAATCTCTTACGTGTGGTTTATGCTTTGCAAAGTTATGGTCAACCGAAGGTGGAAAGGGTCGCATTACACTTCAAAAGCAAACATATAGCTTATGTTGTGGATATGGTAAAGTTGACTTGCCTGAATATAAAGATTCTCATCCATCTTATCAGATGCTTTTTCGCTCTTTAGATCAGGAAAGCAAGTTTTTCTTAAAAAAACATAAGACGTTACAATTCTATGTTTTCCTTTACTTCAATGGGAGGAAAAGTAGATACTAAAATAAACAAAGGTAATGCTCCATTGTTTATAGAATCAGTGGTCAGAATGCACATAGTATGGGTAGTCTTCCTCCTAAGGACGGTGACCAGCCAAAATTTTCACAGCTTTATATATATGATACTGAGAATGAGCTTGCTAGTAGAGAGTTGTTATTTTGGGTATGTATCTTTTTTTGTTACGTATCTTAATATTACGTTACAACATATAATACTATTTTTCATATAAATGTTTAAAACTGTAATTAAAAACCTATCATTTTGTTACAGTGATTCTTCAAGCAAAGCATCTTTAAGGGCAAAGGAACTTGATGTTAAATTTATAACGTTTCTTACCAACATGTTAGATTCTACAAATATGTTGGTAAAAACTTACAGAATGGTATGAGACCATCTCCATGAGAATCCTAATGTTTCCCTCAAGCTTCGGATAATCTCACAGAGAGATCGGGATGGAAGGACTTACAATTTACCTACGTGTTCCGAAGTTGCTGCTTTAATAGTTGACGAACCTGATCTCAAGATAGAAAGTCGTGATATTATTGTCGAAAAGCGTTCAGGAGTCCTTAAGCGTATTAGCGAGTTACATCCTTCTTACCTTGCTCTCCAGTATCTAATTCTTTTTTCGTATGGAGACGATGGCTATAGGATTAACATTCCTCATAGGGATTTTGGTCCTAACACAAAGAAGACAAGACCAACTTGTACTATGAGGGAATTTTTTTCTTATAGAATTCAGGATAGGCATAACAAGTTTTCTCTAATTCTTAATGCAAGAAGGTTGTTTCAGCAGTTTTAGTCGATGCCTACACAATGATTGAAAGTGAGAGGCTAAACTTCATACGTTTTCAACAAATCAAACTGAGATCTGACTCGCTTAACAGTCTTAAAAATGTTCAAGAGGTTGGTCAGAGTGATTTGAGTCATACAGGACAACCTGTTATATTACCGTCATCGTTTACAGGTGGTTCTCGGTACATGATGCAAAACTACTTGGATGCTATGGCATTATGTCGGACGTATGGGTATCCTGATTTCTTTATCACAATCACATGTAATCCGAAATGGCCTGAAATTGTAAGATTTATTGGTGACTCATCAATTAAGCCAGAAGACAGACCTGACATACTTTGTCGATTGTTTAATATGAAACTTGATGAATTGATAAAAGATCTGAAGCAAAAGAAAATATTTGACGATATTAATGCAGGTATGTCAAACCTACACCCACTTTCAATTTATAAAATTTTGTTGTCTTCCCATACATTTTATTTACTATATTTAACTCATCgtcattatattttttttgtgtagtTGTTTACACAGTTGAGTTTCAAAAGCGTGGTTTGCCACATGCGCATATTTGCTTATTTATGAAAGCTGATCATAAACTTCCTACGGTTGAACACATCGATCCCTTTATCTCAGCTGAAATTCCTGATAAAAACAAGGATCCTGAATTGTATTCTCTTGTGAGTGACTTTATGATTCAGTGGTCCTTACGGACATGCCAACATGAAATGTCCATGCATGGTTGGGAACCGTTGTTCTAAGAATTTTCCAAAGAAGTTTTTGGAATCCACTTCCATTGATTCTGATGGATTTCCCATTTATAGGAGAAGAGATTCTGGTCACACGGTTGTGAAGAAGGGTGTTACTTTGGACAATAGGAGTGTAGTTCCATACAACAAAAAGCTTCTTAAAAGGTATCAGGCGCACATCAACGTGGAGTGGTGCAATCAGGCTGGTTCAATTAAGTATTTGTTTAAATACATTAATAAAGGACCTGATCGAGCCACTGTTGCTGTTTTTGATTCAGACAGAGGTCCAGATGAGGAGATCCCAAAAGATGAAATTAAAGAATATTACGAAGCTAGATATGTTTCCGCATGTGAAGCCAGCTGGAGAATATTTGCCAATGATGTTCATTGTAGGTATCCTTCTGTTATGAGATTACCCTTTCATCTACTTGGACAACAAAATGTTGTATTTAGTTGTGACGACGATATTGAGGATGTCCTAAACAAACCTCAAGTAAATTCCTCTATTTTCTTAGAATGGATGAAGATGAACAATTCTAAGCCTGAAGCAAGAGAACTTACTTATGTTGAGTTTCCTTCAAAATATGTGTGGAAGTTAAAAGATCGTTGCTGGCAGCCACGCCAAAATTATGTTGTTATTGGGAGAATTTATTTTGCGTCTCCTTCTCTTGGTGAGGCTTATTACCTAAGAATTCTTCTTACTAAGGTTAAAGGACCACGATCATTTGAAGAAATCAGAACATATGATGGTGTTGTTTATCCTACTTTTAGGGACGCGTGTTATGCCTGTGGCCTGTTAGATGATGACAATGAATATATTGAGTGTATTAAAGAATCCAGTTTCACTGGAAACGGTCATTATCTACGTTCTTTGTTTGGAACACTATTTTTGTCTAATACGCTTTCAAGACCTGAAGTTGTTTGGGAGAAAACGTGTGAGCTATTGTCCGAGGACATCTTATACAATATGCGGAAAGATACTGGCATGAGCGGTATGTTTTTCATCCTTTTGTTATATTTTCTGATGTTATATTAACAAATTGTTTCGTTATATTAAATAATTTTCGTTTTCATTATAGGATTCGTTGTTTCTGACGAACGTTTAAAGAATATAATGTTGTCCAAAATCGAAAAATTTCTTATTCGTAATGGATCCAGCTTGCACAGGTTCCCACCAATGCCTTATCCTGATGATGACTATCTAATGTCCGATAGCAACCGTCTGATAAATGAGGAGCTTTCTTTTGACACGGATGAACTTAGGGCTGAGTTCAATAATCTTCACAGGTCTCTAAACGACGATCAAAGAGCAGTGTATAATGAGATTATGGATGCTGTTCGAAGTGGAAAGGGTGGTGTGTTTTTTGTGTACGGTTATGGTGGTACGGGCAAGACCTTTCTGTGGAAAACTTTAGGTGCTTCCATTATATGCAATGGACAGATTGTTATTAATGTTGCTTCAAATGGTATTGCATCTTTGTTGTTATCACGAGGTCATACTGCTCATTCATGATTTCATATTCCAATTAATCTCAATGAAGATTCGGTATGCTATATCAAGCCTAATACTGAAGTCGCAAATCTTCTATACGAAGCCAAGTTGATTATTTGGAATGAGGCACCGATGGTACACAAACATGCTTTCGAGGCTCTTGATCATACAATGAAGGATGTTTTGAGTGTGTTTGATCACAAAATTCAGAACTTCCATTTGGTGGAAAAGCTATTGTCTTTGGTGGTGACATTAGACAAATCCTACCTGTTGTACAAAATGGAAGCAGGCAAGAAATCGTAAACGCCTCTTTATGTTTATCCCACATCTGGTCCAGTTGCAAGGTGTTAAAACTGACAACCAACATGCGTTTGTCGGTTGGATCCAGTAGCTCAAACATCGAGGAGATAAATGAATTTGGTAAATGGCTTCTTGAGATCGGCGAAGGCAATGTTGGTGATTGTAACGATGGTGATGCAAATATTGAAATACCTGATCATCTTTTAATAATTGATGAAAATGATCCAATTCAAGGTTTGATTGACTTTGTATATCCTTCAGTGCTTCATCGTTTTAAAGACCGTGACTACTTTTCTGAAAGAGCTATACTCGCTCCTAAGAATGAAGTTGTTCATGAGATAAATGATCGTTTGCTTGCGTTGTTTCCCGGTGAAGAAGTAGAGTGTCTTAACTCTGATAGTTTATGTCCGACTGAGGAAATTAATGATCCGTTACATCAAGATTTATATAATCCAGATGTCTTAAACAGTGTGAAAGTATCAGGATTACCAAATCATAGATTGGTATTAAAATTGGGTGTTCCGGTTATGCTTTTGAGGAATATTGATCCGCAAAACGGTCTGTGTAATGGTACGCGTCTTCAAATCACACGTCTTGGTAAACGTGTTATCGAGGCTGAGATATTATCGGGAAGTAATGTTGGTTCAAGAACTTACATCCCAAGAATTAGCATGATACCATCTAACAAGAAAATACCCTTCAAGTTTCAACAAAGGTAGTTTCCAATAACCGTATGTTTTGCGATGACTATTAACAAAAGTCAAGGACAATCTCTATCGAGAGTTGGTCTATACCTGAGAGACCCTGTGTTCTCACATGGTCAGCTTTATGTTGCTTTGTCGAGAGTAAAGACTAAAGATGGCGTTAAGGTTTTAATATTCGACAAAGATGGGAGGACAACAAATAAAACTGCAAACGTTGTTTACAAAGAAATATTCGGGAAATTGTAGTTTAAACTTTTGTTATGAGGTTGATTAATCCTAACATCAATGTTTTActaattcttttttattatttttttcatatatatatgtTATCATTGTTCTTTTTCCTAATTTTCAtgttaataatatataatattattatttaaatatactTAACCTCATTGTTATATCAATATAAGACGATATTTCTATGTattaaatataacatataaaCAAAAAGTAGACCAAGTAGATATTTATAAACACGGTTACATATTAAAAGTCCAAACTACATAAAGATCGTAACTATCAAACATGTTAACCTAATAGAAAACAACTTTTAACACTACATAACGTACTGTAGCTTTCTTCATCAGCCAAAATTACCATATAGTATGGTTCAAACATGTTTCAAAGTTTAAAATATCACCACTAGCGGAAAACATCGGTAAGGAACAAAACACCTATATCTGGAAAGTACTGGAACTTGCAATGATCACCTTCTGTATGTTGTTATCTTTTAGCCATTTCGCCCACCCTTTCACAACGTACTTCTTACTGTTTTTATTTGGCGCCCTAACATCATGTTTTGTCTCCACATTCTGCCTGTTGGCGATCTTAACTTTCAAGGTTTCGTCAATTCCTGTGATCCGTGCTACTTCGACTGGTATGCGCTATAGGTTACAAAACATAATAATAATTTCCATTAACTATGTTGACAtattttaaaaatacaaaaattaacCAGATTATGTAAACATGTTTGACGCGTAGTAACATTTAATTATTGTCGGAACTTACAAAGCGTTTCGTGTATGGCACAAAAAATATAAGCggaccaatatcatcatcatcaaactcatCTGATTCAGCCGAAGAGTCTTCAGAATCCGATATGACGACAACATCGTTTTCAGCTCCAGCCATTCTAACAAACATTTAAAACGTTAACCCATTTTTAAAAAAAAGACCCAGTCATAACATATAATGCAATCTTTTTTTTGTACTTTAAAGTAATCACAAAC of Helianthus annuus cultivar XRQ/B chromosome 1, HanXRQr2.0-SUNRISE, whole genome shotgun sequence contains these proteins:
- the LOC110929395 gene encoding uncharacterized protein LOC110929395, with the translated sequence MIESERLNFIRFQQIKLRSDSLNSLKNVQEVGQSDLSHTGQPVILPSSFTGGSRYMMQNYLDAMALCRTYGYPDFFITITCNPKWPEIVRFIGDSSIKPEDRPDILCRLFNMKLDELIKDLKQKKIFDDINAVVYTVEFQKRGLPHAHICLFMKADHKLPTVEHIDPFISAEIPDKNKDPELRRDSGHTVVKKGVTLDNRSVVPYNKKLLKRYQAHINVEWCNQAGSIKYLFKYINKGPDRATVAVFDSDRGPDEEIPKDEIKEYYEARYVSACEASWRIFANDVHCRYPSVMRLPFHLLGQQNVVFSCDDDIEDVLNKPQVNSSIFLEWMKMNNSKPEARELTYVEFPSKYVWKLKDRCWQPRQNYVVIGRIYFASPSLGEAYYLRILLTKVKGPRSFEEIRTYDGVVYPTFRDACYACGLLDDDNEYIECIKESSFTGNGHYLRSLFGTLFLSNTLSRPEVVWEKTCELLSEDILYNMRKDTGMSGFVVSDERLKNIMLSKIEKFLIRNGSSLHRFPPMPYPDDDYLMSDSNRLINEELSFDTDELRAEFNNLHRSLNDDQRAVYNEIMDAVRSGKGGVFFVYGYGGTGKTFLWKTLGASIICNGQIVINVASNGIASLLLSRELPFGGKAIVFGGDIRQILPVVQNGSRQEIVNASLCLSHIWSSCKVLKLTTNMRLSVGSSSSNIEEINEFGKWLLEIGEGNVGDCNDGDANIEIPDHLLIIDENDPIQGLIDFVYPSVLHRFKDRDYFSERAILAPKNEVVHEINDRLLALFPGEEVECLNSDSLCPTEEINDPLHQDLYNPDVLNSVKVSGLPNHRLVLKLGVPVMLLRNIDPQNGLCNGTRLQITRLGKRVIEAEILSGSNVGSRTYIPRISMIPSNKKIPFKFQQSQGQSLSRVGLYLRDPVFSHGQLYVALSRVKTKDGVKVLIFDKDGRTTNKTANVVYKEIFGKL